From a single Gimesia fumaroli genomic region:
- the lysA gene encoding diaminopimelate decarboxylase, whose product MNTFHYQNGELFCEDVPVSQLAEEFGTPLWIYSKSAFLSRLKEIQDAFAEVDPVICYSVKANGNLSILKTMNDAGSSFDVVSGGELFRVQQAGADTSRVVFAGVGKTDDEIRQALKADILMFDVESEAELDAIAAIAEEVGCVGRVALRLNPDIDAKTHHKTTTGKKGNKFGMDIERATELADKVLKDDRLELTGIHMHLGSPILSTDPYAKAVKKGAEVITQLREKGHNTNWLNLGGGFGISYKTDEGPSAQTYADVIVPTIKEIGCRLALEPGRFIAGNAGVLISQIVFTKREGGKLFYIQDGGMTDLVRPAMYDSYHRVWPVKPAVPMPFDCEGEIEGCEPADVVGPVCESCDYFAKDRYLPPMERGDHLCMFSAGAYGSVMSSNYNARPRSAEILVDGSNYQVIRRRETYEELIALEQP is encoded by the coding sequence ATGAATACGTTTCATTACCAAAATGGCGAACTGTTCTGCGAAGACGTTCCGGTCTCCCAGCTGGCAGAAGAATTTGGCACTCCGCTTTGGATTTACTCAAAATCCGCCTTTCTGAGCCGTCTGAAAGAAATTCAAGATGCCTTTGCCGAAGTCGATCCGGTCATCTGTTATTCCGTGAAAGCCAACGGAAATTTGAGCATTCTCAAGACCATGAACGATGCCGGCAGCAGTTTTGATGTCGTTTCCGGGGGAGAACTGTTTCGCGTCCAGCAGGCAGGCGCTGATACCTCACGCGTTGTGTTCGCCGGTGTCGGAAAAACCGATGACGAAATCCGTCAGGCCTTGAAAGCAGACATTCTCATGTTCGATGTCGAAAGCGAAGCCGAACTCGACGCGATCGCTGCGATCGCCGAAGAAGTCGGCTGCGTCGGCCGGGTCGCACTGCGTCTGAACCCGGACATCGACGCGAAAACACACCACAAGACAACGACCGGAAAAAAAGGCAACAAGTTCGGTATGGACATCGAACGCGCCACCGAACTGGCAGACAAAGTCCTCAAAGACGATCGGCTGGAACTCACCGGAATCCACATGCACCTCGGTTCTCCGATTCTCTCCACCGATCCGTATGCCAAAGCCGTCAAGAAGGGGGCTGAAGTCATCACCCAACTACGGGAAAAAGGGCACAATACGAACTGGCTCAATCTCGGGGGAGGCTTTGGAATCAGCTATAAAACCGATGAAGGCCCTTCTGCGCAGACTTATGCTGATGTGATCGTCCCCACGATCAAAGAAATCGGCTGTCGCCTGGCACTGGAGCCCGGCCGCTTCATCGCAGGAAATGCGGGTGTTCTCATCAGCCAGATCGTCTTCACCAAACGGGAAGGGGGGAAGCTGTTCTATATTCAGGATGGTGGCATGACCGACCTGGTTCGCCCTGCGATGTACGATTCGTATCATCGCGTCTGGCCCGTCAAACCGGCTGTCCCCATGCCCTTTGACTGTGAAGGGGAAATTGAAGGCTGTGAACCCGCTGATGTGGTTGGCCCGGTCTGTGAATCCTGTGACTATTTCGCAAAAGACCGCTATTTGCCCCCGATGGAACGAGGCGATCATCTCTGTATGTTTAGCGCCGGTGCTTACGGCTCTGTCATGAGCAGTAACTACAATGCCCGTCCTCGCAGCGCTGAGATCCTCGTCGATGGCAGCAATTACCAAGTCATTCGCCGCCGGGAAACCTACGAAGAGCTGATCGCACTCGAACAGCCATAA